A window of Kribbella sp. NBC_00382 genomic DNA:
ACCTGCTCGACCCGGTCGTCGACCTCCTTGACGATGTCCATCAGGTCCCGCCGGGACTTCTTCAGGTCCTCGAGCTGCTCGGCGAGGAAGCGGTGCCGCTCCTCCATCGCGTCGAACTCCTCCAGCGCGAGCGGGTTGATCCGCCCGAGCTGACCGAGCGCGCGCTCCGCCGTCTTGAGCCGCTTCTGCACCTTCACGCGGTCGAACGGCTCACCCTCGAGCTCGAGCGTGTTCTCGTCCCCGTCCTTCACCAGCGGCGGTACCAGCTGATCCGGCCCGTACTCCGCGACCAGCGCCTCGACCTCAGTGCCCAGCTCGCTGAGCGCCTTCTCGTACAGGGCCTCCAGGCGCATCTTCTGCTCGGCCCGGGCCAGCGCATCGCGGTGCACGGTGTTGGTGAGCTGCTCCAGCTCGCTGCTCAGGTTTCGGGTGGCAGAGCGGGCCTGTGCCAGCGCCTGCTCTCGCTCGGCCCGCTGAGCCTGGATGGCCGACCGCTCGGTCGCCGCAAGCTGCAGTGAGTTCTCCAGGCGAGCCAGTACGTGACCAGCAGCCAGGTGGACGGCCTGCGCGGCCTCGGACTGCCGCGCCCGCCGAGTCGCCCTAGCGATCGCCCGAGCCCGGGCCTCCCGCTCCTGGCGAGCTGCACGCTCCAGTGAGTCGGCCCGGCCGGACAGGGCCCGCGCACGCTCCTCAGTGGTCCGCAGCGCGAGCCGTGCTTCCATCTCGCCCGCACGGCCTGCCTTGGCGGCCTCGGCGAGCCGGTCACGCTCGGTCGGGTCGGGCTCGTCGCCTTCGTCGTCGCCGTACTGCTCGACGTCGCTGAGACGCTTCTCCAAGTCAGCGAGGCCGGACAAGTTCTTGTCGCGCTCCTCTGCGGCCGCAGCGATCGCCTCAGCCATCCGCTGGGCCTCACCGCGAGACGCCTTCGCCAGCGACCCGAACTGGGCCAGCTGCTCGGCCACCGCGGCCATCGAAGCGTCCGACTCGTGCAGCCGGGCCAGGGCGATCTCGACGGACTCCTTCTGGCTCCCCCGCTCACGCTCCATCGCGGCCAGCTCGAACCGCAGCCGCTCACTCCGGGCAGTGGCCTCGGTCAGCTTCTCGGACGCCTCGTCGACGGCCGACTGCACCTCGATCAAGCTCGGTGCCGCGTCAGAACCGCCGTACGCGAAGTGCGCACCCAGTACGTCGCCAGCGCGGGTCGCCGTGGTGATGTCGGGCAGGTGCTGGACCAGCGAGCGCGCAGCCGGTACGTCCTCGACGACAGCCACCTTGCGGAGCAGCCGCCGGAGCGCCGGGCGCAGTGTCTCGGGGCAGTCGACCACGTCGACCGCGTAGGTCGCGCCGTACGGAAGTGAGGGCCAGCTGGAGTAGTCGTCGGCCGGGGCGTCCCCGAGGAGCAGCCCAGCGCGGCCGAGGTCGTGCTCCTTGAGGTGCCCGACAGCGTTCAGCGCGGCCTGCGTGTGGGTCACTGCGACGGCGTCGGCCGCCTCGCCCAGCGCTGCGGCGATGGCAGTCTCATAGCCGGCGCGGACGCTCAGCAGCGCCGCCACGGAGCCCATCAGGCCGGTGATCTGCTCGGAGGCGGCCAGCAGGGCGCCGGCGCCGTCCTTGCGGTTGAGGCCCATCTCCAGGGCGTCCTTGCGGGCCGTCAGCCCAGCGCGCTCGCGCTCGGCGTCGCGCTCCTCGGCGCGGAGCTTGGTGAGGCGCTCGTCCAGCTCGTCCAGGACGCTCTGGGCTGCCTCGTACTCCTCGTCCAGCCCGCGCTCACCGGCATCGAGGCCGGCCACCTGGGTCTCAAGAGCGGTGAAGTCGTGCTGCGCCTTGGCGGCTCGCGCCTCGGCTTCGTGCTGGTTGGTGGCGAGTCGGCCGATCTCGGACTCGGCGGCGGCCGCGCGGCTCTTCAGCGCGTTCACCTGGCCGGTCAGCCGGGCCAGACCCTCGCGACGGTCGGCGGCGGCCCGGATCAGCGCCGCGATCCGCTTCTCCTCCTCGGCGTGCTCGGCCTCCAACTTCTGCCGGTGCTCGATCGCCTGCTGCAGGAGCTCGGAGTGCGCCTCGACCTCGGCCTCGATCTGCGCCTCGGTCTCACGGACCCGGGCAGCCTCCAGCTCGAGCTCTTCGGGGTCGCGTCCGCTGCGGGACTCCTCGGCCTCGTCGTTGAGCGAGCGGATCCGGTCGGCGGCGATCCGGGCGGTGCCCTTGATCTTCTCGCTGAAGCCGGACAGGGAGTACCAGGTGTCCTGCGCGGCCTGGAGGGCCGGCGCGTCGGTGCGCAGCGCGTCCTCCAGCTCGGCCTCCATGTCCCGTGCCTCGCGCAGGGCGGCCTCGATCTGGGCGCGCTTCTCGGTCAGCGCCGCCTCGTCCTTCAGCTCGGCCTCGAGCGCGGACTGGGCCTGCACGATGTCGTCGGCGAGCAGCCGGGAGCGGCCGTCGCGAACCTCGGCCTGAATGGTCACCGCGCGCCGGGCGACCTCTGCCTGGCGTCCGAGCGGCTTCAGCTGGCGACGGATCTCGGCGATCAGGTCGCCGAGCCGGTGCACGTTGCCCTCGGTCGACTCCAGCTTGCGGAGCGCCTTCTCCTTGCGCTTGCGGTGCTTCAGGACGCCGGCGGCCTCCTCGACGAAGCCGCGGCGGCCCTCGGGGGTCGCGCGCAGGATCGAGTCGAGCTGGCCCTGGCCGACGATGACGTGCATCTCGCGGCCGATACCGGAGTCGCTGAGCAGCTCCTGGACGTCGAGCAGCCGGCAGTTCTGGCCGTTGATCTGGTAGTCCGAGCCGCCGTTGCGGAACATCGTCCGCGAGATGGTGACCTCGGTGTAGTCGATCGGGAGCGCGCCGTCGGTGTTGTCGATGGTCAGTACGACCTCGGCCCGGCCCAGCGGGGCGCGGCCGGACGTACCGGCGAAGATGACGTCCTCCATCTTGCCGCCACGCAGCGACTTGACGCCCTGCTCGCCCATCACCCAGGCGAGACCGTCGACGACGTTGGACTTGCCGGAACCGTTGGGCCCGACGATGCAGGTGATCCCCGGTTCGAAGTTCATCGTCGTGGCCGACGCGAACGACTTGAAGCCTCGGAGCGTCATGCTCTTGAGGTACAAAGCGATTGCTCCCAACCCGTGAAAGGACAGACGATACCGAAAGGAACCGTCATAACCGCAATCGCGCCACTTGACGCCCTGTGACGCTGCCGCTACCGGGGGAAGTAGTTCCAGAAATCACTGTACCTACAGCGGACGCGCAGAATCCGCAAGGAAACGCGGCGGAGGCCCGGACGGGGGCCGCCGCCGTCTGTCAGTGCGGTCGGTAAAAGGTGGTGCGGCTTCGGTGGGTCAGACCGAAGCAGGCTCGCGCAGAGCCTCGTCCACTGTCAGCAGACGCCCGTCGTGTACGGCTGCGACCAGATGGTCGTTCTCAGCCTGCAGGCGCATCACGTGCGCCTCCAGATCGGCGACACGCCGGTTGAGCAGACGTACCTGCTCGAGCATGCGCGGGTCAGTGCCTCCAAGGTGCCCTAAAAGAGCCTTGGCCATTGTGCTGTCCTCCGGAAGGGTTCTGGCAGGTGGCGCCCCTGGGGTCCGCGGAGCGCAGAATTGTGTGCCGTCTTTCAGGGTGACACCGGGATCGGGTTGGGTCAACCTGGGCTACTGGAATTAACGATTTCCCGCTCACCACCGGGCGTGTCGCGGTACCGGCTGACACTTCGGGCAGCGGAACGAGGAACGGTTCATGAACGGTTCCCGACGGATCGGGCGGCCGTCGCGCGGACAGGGCGAATCCTCTTGCCCGTAGACTGCGAGACCCCGCTCGAAATAGCCGGATTCCCCGTTCACGTTGACATACAGGGCATCGAAGCTGGTCCCGCCGACGGCCAGCGCCTCCCCCATCACCGCCTTGGCGTGACCGAGGATTTCCCTTGCCTGCAAGGGTTTCATCGTCTCGGTCGCCTTGGCGTAATGCAGCTTGGCGCGCCACAACGCCTCGTCGGCATAGATATTCCCGATACCGCTGACCAGCGTCTGGTCGAGCAACGCCCGTTTCAAGCCGGTTTTCTTGCGCCGCAGCGAGGCGACGAAAAGCGCCTCGTCGAACAAAGGATCGAACGGATCCCGGGCGATGTGCGCGATCTCGCCGGGCAGTTCGGCGCCGCCCTCGGAGTACGACAGACCACCGAACATCCGCTGGTCCAGAAAACGGACCTCTCCGCCCTCATCGGCGAACCGGAATCGGATCCGCAGGTGCTTCTCGTCCGGCGCACCGACCGGCTGCACCCGGAACTGCCCGCTCATCCCCAGGTGCGCCAGGACGGCGTCCCCGGACTCCAGCGGCAGCCACAGGTACTTCCCACGCCTCGCCGGGGCCGCGAACGTCTGGCCCTTGAGCTTGGCGACGAAATCGTCCGGCCCGGCGAGGTGCCGCCGGACCGGACGTGGATGCAGTA
This region includes:
- the smc gene encoding chromosome segregation protein SMC, translated to MTLRGFKSFASATTMNFEPGITCIVGPNGSGKSNVVDGLAWVMGEQGVKSLRGGKMEDVIFAGTSGRAPLGRAEVVLTIDNTDGALPIDYTEVTISRTMFRNGGSDYQINGQNCRLLDVQELLSDSGIGREMHVIVGQGQLDSILRATPEGRRGFVEEAAGVLKHRKRKEKALRKLESTEGNVHRLGDLIAEIRRQLKPLGRQAEVARRAVTIQAEVRDGRSRLLADDIVQAQSALEAELKDEAALTEKRAQIEAALREARDMEAELEDALRTDAPALQAAQDTWYSLSGFSEKIKGTARIAADRIRSLNDEAEESRSGRDPEELELEAARVRETEAQIEAEVEAHSELLQQAIEHRQKLEAEHAEEEKRIAALIRAAADRREGLARLTGQVNALKSRAAAAESEIGRLATNQHEAEARAAKAQHDFTALETQVAGLDAGERGLDEEYEAAQSVLDELDERLTKLRAEERDAERERAGLTARKDALEMGLNRKDGAGALLAASEQITGLMGSVAALLSVRAGYETAIAAALGEAADAVAVTHTQAALNAVGHLKEHDLGRAGLLLGDAPADDYSSWPSLPYGATYAVDVVDCPETLRPALRRLLRKVAVVEDVPAARSLVQHLPDITTATRAGDVLGAHFAYGGSDAAPSLIEVQSAVDEASEKLTEATARSERLRFELAAMERERGSQKESVEIALARLHESDASMAAVAEQLAQFGSLAKASRGEAQRMAEAIAAAAEERDKNLSGLADLEKRLSDVEQYGDDEGDEPDPTERDRLAEAAKAGRAGEMEARLALRTTEERARALSGRADSLERAARQEREARARAIARATRRARQSEAAQAVHLAAGHVLARLENSLQLAATERSAIQAQRAEREQALAQARSATRNLSSELEQLTNTVHRDALARAEQKMRLEALYEKALSELGTEVEALVAEYGPDQLVPPLVKDGDENTLELEGEPFDRVKVQKRLKTAERALGQLGRINPLALEEFDAMEERHRFLAEQLEDLKKSRRDLMDIVKEVDDRVEQVFTEAYRDVEVAFEHVFSRLFPGGEGRLVLTDPDDMLNTGIDVEARPPGKKVKRLSLLSGGERSLVAVAFLVALFKARPSPFYILDEVEAALDDTNLGRLLEIYEELRENSQLLVITHQKRTMEVADALYGVTMRGDGVSAVISQRIREHEPA
- the mutM gene encoding bifunctional DNA-formamidopyrimidine glycosylase/DNA-(apurinic or apyrimidinic site) lyase, coding for MPELPEVEVVRRGLADFTAGRTIDAVEVLHPRPVRRHLAGPDDFVAKLKGQTFAAPARRGKYLWLPLESGDAVLAHLGMSGQFRVQPVGAPDEKHLRIRFRFADEGGEVRFLDQRMFGGLSYSEGGAELPGEIAHIARDPFDPLFDEALFVASLRRKKTGLKRALLDQTLVSGIGNIYADEALWRAKLHYAKATETMKPLQAREILGHAKAVMGEALAVGGTSFDALYVNVNGESGYFERGLAVYGQEDSPCPRDGRPIRREPFMNRSSFRCPKCQPVPRHARW